The following coding sequences are from one Phyllostomus discolor isolate MPI-MPIP mPhyDis1 chromosome 11, mPhyDis1.pri.v3, whole genome shotgun sequence window:
- the LOC114508592 gene encoding basic immunoglobulin-like variable motif-containing protein isoform X3 — translation MGAGNLPPITQEEALHILGFQPPFEDIRFGPFTGNTTLMRWFRQINDHFHVKGCSYVLYKPHGKNKTAGETASGALSKLTHGLKDESLAYIYHCQNHYFCPIGFEATPVKANKAFSRGPLSPQEVEYWILIGESSRKHPAIHCKKWADIVTDLNTQNPEFLDIRHLERGLQYRKTKKVGGNLHCIIAFQRLSWQRFGLWNFPFGTIRQELQPPTTHGQGIAKSESEDNISKKHHGRLGRSFSAGFHQDSAWKKMSSIHERRNSGYQSYSDYGGND, via the exons ATGGGAGCTGGAAA TCTTCCACCTATTACCCAGGAAGAAGCATTACATATTTTGGGCTTTCAACCACCATTTGAAGATATTAGATTTGGCCCTTTCACTGGAAATACAACACTTATGAG atggtTTAGACAAATAAATGACCATTtccatgtgaaaggatgctcgtATGTCCTATATAAACCTCATGGGAAGAATAAAACAGCTGGAGAAACTG caTCGGGGGCCTTGTCAAAGTTAACACATGGTTTAAAAGATGAATCGCTGGCTTATATCTATCATTGCCAAAATCATTACTTTTGTCCAATTGGCTTTGAAGCTACCCCTGTTAAAGCTAATAAAGCATTCAG CAGGGGTCCCCTCTCACCACAAGAAGTAGAATATTGGATTTTAATTGGAGAATCAAGTAGAAAACATCCTGCTATTCACTGTAAAAA ATGGGCAGATATTGTAACTGATCTAAATACTCAAAATCCAGAATTTCTAGATATTCGTCACTTGGAGAGAGGGCTGCAGTATCGAAAAACCAAGAAG gtTGGGGGAAATTTGCATTGTATTATAGCATTCCAGAGACTTAGTTGGCAAAGGTTTGGCCTTTGGAACTTTCCATTTGGAACCATTAGACAAGAGTTACAACCTCCAACAACACATGGCCAGGGAATTGCCAAATCTGAGAGTGAGGACAATATCTCCAAGAAGCATCATGGGCGTCTGGGCCGGTCTTTCAGTGCTGGTTTCCATCAAGACTCAGCATGGAAAAAGATGTCCAGTATCCACGAGAGAAGGAACAGTGGCTACCAGTCTTACAGTGATTATGGTGGGAATGATTGA